The DNA window GTCTTCATAAATAATGACGCCAACAGCGCTGCTTATGGGGAGAAGTGGATTGGGGCCGGCAGGCGAGTATCAAGCATGATTTGCCTTACACTGGGAACCGGTATAGGCGGAGGGATTATAATTGACCATAAGGTGTGGCATGGGGCGCAGGGCATGGGAGGTGAGCTTGGACATATCACTGTAAATCCCGAAGGCCCTCTATGCAATTGCGGAAATTACGGGTGCCTTGAGAGCTACTCATCTGCAACCGGCATGGTAAGGAGTGCAATGGGATTAATAAACGCGGGCAAAAGGACAAAGCTGTTAAAACTATCCCGCTCGAAAAAGGGAAATATAACCGCAAAGATGATATACGACGCTGCAAAAGAGGGAGACAGCCTTTCTATTAACATCCTCAGAGAAGCAGGAAAATATCTCGGTATAGCAATAGCCGGCTTTATCAATATCCTTAACCCTGAGATGGTTGTCCTTACAGGTGAAGTTACAGGTGCTTATGAATTCTTCTTCCCTGCATTAAGAGAAGAGGTTGAGAAAAGGGCTTACACTGCCATTATCAGGCATACCAAGATAGTCAGGGGAAGGCTCAAAGGAACCGCCGGAACAATCGGGGCATCGGGACTGGCTTGGGATAAGCTAATATGAAATGGAACCTTCATGATCATTCGGCTCACAATGGAGGATGAAAATATGGTTCCATAATTTTGTCATTCCCGAAGTTTTTTATCGGGAATCTATTTTAAAATAAACTATATCCCCGATAGAAACATTCGGGGATGACAGAAACGAATTTTCGAGTGAAAAAATA is part of the Nitrospirota bacterium genome and encodes:
- a CDS encoding ROK family protein produces the protein MNTNRDNRGWAIESIIGVDLGGSTIRLGAVTKDGKLGHFTKIDVPADRDKNAIVSFIVNSIKDILLTEEQSGNRVLAAGIGSPGIINTDKGIIVTSPNFPGWKNVPLKKLIEKYIKIPVFINNDANSAAYGEKWIGAGRRVSSMICLTLGTGIGGGIIIDHKVWHGAQGMGGELGHITVNPEGPLCNCGNYGCLESYSSATGMVRSAMGLINAGKRTKLLKLSRSKKGNITAKMIYDAAKEGDSLSINILREAGKYLGIAIAGFINILNPEMVVLTGEVTGAYEFFFPALREEVEKRAYTAIIRHTKIVRGRLKGTAGTIGASGLAWDKLI